The Oleispira antarctica RB-8 genome contains the following window.
CTTGATGATTTATCAGATTACGCAATCAAGATTAAAGAAGTAAAAGACATTGAAATTTATGCGGGCAGCACGGCTCCTATTAACTTTAATGGTCTGGTGCGTCAATACTATCTACGCCAAGCGCCTCATCAAGGAGACTTACAGATCAACTTGGTTGATAAATCTCATCGTGATCGTCAAAGTCATGAGATTGCTCTAGCATTACGAGCGCCACTGCAAGATATTGGCAAGCGCTTTAATGCCAACGTTAAAATAGTCGAAGTACCGCCAGGGCCTCCGGTTATGGCTCCAATTAGCGCTGAAGTTTATGGTTTGAGCTATCCACAACAACGACAAGCCAGTCGTGAGATTGAAGCGATCTTCAAACAAGCGGATGACGTAGTTGATGTCGATACTTGGCTAGAGGCACCTCAACAACAATGGAATCTCGTTATTCAGCGTAACCGCGCCATGATGCTAGGGTTATCGGAGCAATCTATTACCCAAGCGATCACCGCCGCTACCTCTGGTTGGGACATCAGCTATTTGCACAGCGATCAACAAAAGTATGCGCTGCCTATACGCTTGCGCTTGGGTCAACAAAGCCGTGATCAAATTGAGCAACTACAGGTATTAAAAGTACGCAACCAATCAGGAGCTATGATTGCCCTAGGTGAAGTGGTTAAGCTTGAAAAAGAGTCGATTGAACAAACCATTTATCACAAAAACCAACGCCCAGTGATGTTTGTTACCGCCGATATGGCAGGGCCACTGGATAGCCCATTATATGGTTTATTTGATATTGCTGGTCGTATTCAAGCACAACACCCTAACTGGCAGCAAAAGTACATTGCTCAGCCAAGTACACCCGGCACGGCACAAAATGTCGAAATTAAATGGGATGGTGAGTGGCAAATCACTTATGAAACCTTCCGCGATATGGGTATCGCCTACGGCATAGGAATGATCTTGATCTACCTGCTTGTGGTTGCACAATTTCGCTCTTACCTCATTCCTTTGGTCGTTATGGCACCCATCCCTTTAACGATTGTAGGTGTAATGCCAGGCCACGCGTTATTAGGAGCTCAGTTTACCGCCACGTCGATGATCGGCATGATTGCCCTCGCGGGGATCATTGTGCGTAATTCTATTTTGCTGGTCGATTTTATTAATCAACAATTGGCGCAAGGAATGGCCTTAGAACAGGCGGTTATACAATCGGCGGCGGTACGCGCAAAGCCCATCATATTAACGGGTATCGCGGCCATGACGGGAGCGTTTTTTATACTAGATGACCCAATTTTTAATGGCCTCGCTATCTCGTTAATTTTCGGCATCCTAGTATCGACATTGATGACACTGATCTTAATTCCATTGCTGTTTTTTGTATTAAAGAAAGATGAACAAAAGGTAAATAGAGCGTAAAAAATAATTTAGCCTATCGTGGTAAAAATTAACTACACTGGATATAGTAGAGTGTTTTAAATTTCACGATGGGCATCATTATTTTTATTAAAAAGAATATTCCTATTGCTTGGCGCATTGCCACTAGCATCGTTCTAGCTTCTATTGTAATCAGTTGCTTCGCAACTGTTGTGCTCATCTATATCAATTACAAGGAAGAAGAAAATCAATTCCGTGCCCGCGTAAAAGAAATTCAATCAAGCCACATGACATCGCTAGCGAATGCCCTATGGCACTTTGATAGTAAGCAGATCACCGTACAAGGCGAAGGGATCAACAACCTGTACTACATTGGTTATGTTCGCATTTCTAGTGATGACAATACACTGTATGAAACGGGCGACATTTCGAATGCTCCCCAAGATGACCACTTCCTCATTCCCATCGAGCATACTAACCGCGTTATTGGCGAACTGGAAATTGGCTTTGCGCGCGGTCAGATTCTTGAAAACATCATAAAATCAGCCACCAAAATCATAGTGATGCAAGTGTTAGCGGGCATGCTATTAGCCGTCCTGCTATTGTGGCGAGTGTACCGTATTATTACTCGCCACTTGGTCGATTTAAATAAACAATTAGGGGAGAAAAATTCACCAAGTACGCATAAATTTTTGTCCATCGACCGAGATAATTATAATGATGAATTATCGGCCCTAGTTAATTCTTTCAATCAACTCACCGACGAACTGAATACTGAGCTTAAAAATAAAGAAGAAGCCCAGAAAGCTTTGGCAGAAACCAATAACAAGCTCGAACAGCGAGTTGAAGAACGCACTCAAACTCTGCAAGAAGCGATTAATGAATTGCACAATACATTAGAAAACTTGCGCAATACACAGAGCCAATTGATCGAATCTGAAAAGCTCTCGTCACTCGGTGGAATGGTTGCGGGGGTTGCTCATGAAATTAATACTCCTATCGGCTTGTGCATTACCACCCACTCTTTTATAAAAGATCTATTCAAAGACATGCAGCAACGTTTTGCGAGTGGCAGCATCTCAAAAAGTAACTTCACAGATTTTATGATCAGCATGGAAGAAAGTGTCGACATCTTGAGCAAAAATCTCGAACGCGCCGCCAAACTGGTTAAAAGCTTTAAACACGTTTCCGAAGATCAAGCCGGCGAAGCAGCCCGTAAGTTTAATCTGGAAGAATACTTACAAGAGATATTATCAACTCTACACCCCAAATTAAGAATGACTCGCCATGGCGTTAACATACGCTGTGCGAGTGATATAGATATTCATGGTTATCCTGGTGCCCTCAGCCAGGTTATAACCAATCTTATTATGAACAGTTTATTGCATGGCTTTGAAAGTATCGATCAAGGCAATATCACCATAGAAGTAGAGCGCCACAATGATAACGTCGAAATCCTTTATACCGATGATGGTCAAGGGTTAACAAAAGAAGCCCAAGCAAAAATATTTGAGCCTTTTTTCACCACTAAGCGTGGTTATGGAGGTACGGGGTTGGGCATGCACTTGGTTTACAATCTGGTTAGCCAAACAATGCAAGGCACCATTCAATTACAACAAGCCTCGCAAGGCTGCGCGTTCACAATCATTATTCCAACACAGATCCATATTCCAGACCTTATACAGTAATCTACAGCATAAACCCGTGACTCAATAAATAGTCAAAAAAAAGCCTTTTGCTAGTAATAGCAAAAGGCTTAATTATGACGCTTCAGATTATCGACAATGAGCTGCGTTAAATCGCCACTCACTCGCATCAATAAGCTTAACCGAGATTATCGGCAGCAATACGATACTTGGGATCTTCTAGAACATTCACATCGCATAAATTACCCGCTTTTTTCAACAGCGTACGACACTCTGGGCTCAGGTGACGTAAGTGCAGCTCTTTGCCTTCAGCAATATAACGCTCTGCTAAAGAATCAATTGCTTCGATCGCCGAGTGATCAGCAACACGGCTATTTTTAAACTCAATAATAACCTTATCTGGATCGCCTTTAGGATCGAATAAATCCTTGAAGTTAGCCGCAGAACCAAAGAATAACGGACCATGAAGTTCGTAAATTTTAGAGCCATCAGCATCAATTGTTTTAGTCGCAAAAATGTACTTGGCGTGATCCCAGGCAAACATCAACGCCGCCACAATAACACCCACAACCACCGCAACAGCCAAATCAGTCACGACCGTAACGCCAGATACCAAGACAATAATAAAAGCATCACGCTTAGGAATAGAACGCATCATGCGGAAGCTAGACCATTCAAATGTACCAATAACCACCATGAACATCACACCGGTTAATGCTGCAATGGGAATCTGTTCGATTAAAGATGAAGCAAACAAGATAAAGCTCAATAAGAATAACGCCGCCGCGATACCTGATAAACGGCCACGACCACCAGAGTTGACGTTAATCATCGACTGACCAATCATCGCGCAACCACCCATACCACCGAAGAAACCCGTCGCAACGTTAGCAGTACCTTGAGCAATACACTCTTTATTACCTTGACCACGGGTATCGGTCATTTCATCGATTACCGTGATTGTTAGTAGTGACTCAATCAAACCAATGGAGGCAAGAATAATAGAGAAAGGTAAAATAAATAATAAAGTATCCATCGTTAATGGCACGTTTGGCGCCGCAAATTCAGGCAAACCACCCGCAATACTGGCTAAATCGCCCACGGTTTTGGTGTCTAGATCCAAGCCGATTACGATTAAGCTAACTACTAGAATACCGGCCAAAGCAGAAGGAATCGCTTTAGTCACTTTCGGTAAGAAGTGCGTAATAAACATAGTGGCGGCAATCATACTGATCATGATGTACAGCTCGTTACCCGCCAACCAAGCGCCTTCAGTCCAACCCCATTTACCACCCGGAGTACTTTCTTGCAGTTGAGGAATTTGCGCTAAGAAAATCACAATGGCCAAACCATTAACAAAGCCCAGCATTACAGGATAAGGTACGATACGAATGAATTTACCTAACTTCAACGCACCCGCACCGATTTGGATAATCCCCATCAGCACAACGGTTGCGAATAAATACTGCGGCCCCATTCCGGCACCAAAATCACGCTCAGCTTGTGCAACTAAAGCAACCATAACAACCGCTAAAGCACCGGTAGCACCAGAGATCATCCCAGGACGACCGCCCATAATAGCGGTAATTAAACCCACCATAAATGCAGCGTATAAACCGGTTAGTGGGTGAACACCCGCAACAAAAGCAAACGCGACGGCTTCAGGAACCAAGGCAAGCGCCACGGTTAAGCCGGATAAAGTATCGTTCTTCACATTTGGCGAGAACGTTTTGATGAATTCTTGGAACATGCGCTTCCAACCCCTAAATTTTTGAAGCGCGGATAATAACAGAGTGACGCCGGATTTTCAGAACTGATTTAGCCCGCTAGCCATACCAAGCTACGCCTATAAGCATAACAAGATGACTGTTGTATCTATTCATCCGCGATTGATTTTATTGCTGCGACCAAGGACTGCTTTTAACTTCAAAGCGAGTATCCAAATACAACTGCTCTACTTTCTCGCGGGCCCAAGGAGTTTTCCGCAAAAATTTAAGGCTGGATTTAATGCTAGGGTTTTCTTTGAAACAAAGAATATTAATCTGGCTGGCCAACTTAGGGTAGCCATAAAAATTAACCAGTTTGGTCACTATCGTTTCTAAAGTGAGGCCATGTAGAGGGTTATTCGCTTGAGTCATAATCATTTCCGCAAAATTTTATGCAGTTTAACAGTCACTAAGTCGCTACAATAGGCTTTCTTACATTATTAATCCTGTTAAACATGCTTATTATACGTT
Protein-coding sequences here:
- a CDS encoding Sulfate permease family protein probable, which encodes MFQEFIKTFSPNVKNDTLSGLTVALALVPEAVAFAFVAGVHPLTGLYAAFMVGLITAIMGGRPGMISGATGALAVVMVALVAQAERDFGAGMGPQYLFATVVLMGIIQIGAGALKLGKFIRIVPYPVMLGFVNGLAIVIFLAQIPQLQESTPGGKWGWTEGAWLAGNELYIMISMIAATMFITHFLPKVTKAIPSALAGILVVSLIVIGLDLDTKTVGDLASIAGGLPEFAAPNVPLTMDTLLFILPFSIILASIGLIESLLTITVIDEMTDTRGQGNKECIAQGTANVATGFFGGMGGCAMIGQSMINVNSGGRGRLSGIAAALFLLSFILFASSLIEQIPIAALTGVMFMVVIGTFEWSSFRMMRSIPKRDAFIIVLVSGVTVVTDLAVAVVVGVIVAALMFAWDHAKYIFATKTIDADGSKIYELHGPLFFGSAANFKDLFDPKGDPDKVIIEFKNSRVADHSAIEAIDSLAERYIAEGKELHLRHLSPECRTLLKKAGNLCDVNVLEDPKYRIAADNLG
- a CDS encoding Sensor protein, with protein sequence MGIIIFIKKNIPIAWRIATSIVLASIVISCFATVVLIYINYKEEENQFRARVKEIQSSHMTSLANALWHFDSKQITVQGEGINNLYYIGYVRISSDDNTLYETGDISNAPQDDHFLIPIEHTNRVIGELEIGFARGQILENIIKSATKIIVMQVLAGMLLAVLLLWRVYRIITRHLVDLNKQLGEKNSPSTHKFLSIDRDNYNDELSALVNSFNQLTDELNTELKNKEEAQKALAETNNKLEQRVEERTQTLQEAINELHNTLENLRNTQSQLIESEKLSSLGGMVAGVAHEINTPIGLCITTHSFIKDLFKDMQQRFASGSISKSNFTDFMISMEESVDILSKNLERAAKLVKSFKHVSEDQAGEAARKFNLEEYLQEILSTLHPKLRMTRHGVNIRCASDIDIHGYPGALSQVITNLIMNSLLHGFESIDQGNITIEVERHNDNVEILYTDDGQGLTKEAQAKIFEPFFTTKRGYGGTGLGMHLVYNLVSQTMQGTIQLQQASQGCAFTIIIPTQIHIPDLIQ